In the Prosthecobacter vanneervenii genome, one interval contains:
- a CDS encoding serine hydrolase domain-containing protein, producing MKRLVPFLFIALVSLRAETPKPIASVLQPYVDDKVLAGAVTMVADKDKVVDVTTVGWADIAAKKPMAKDAIFWIASMSKPITATAFMMLVDEGKVSLDDPVEKYLPEFKGQMVVAEKDGEHVLLKKPKHPITVRNVLSHTSGLAFKSAVENPTLDMLPLRVAVLSYAAAPLQFEPDTKYQYANAGINTAARIIEVVSGMSYEDFMQQRLFAPLGMVDTTFWPSEEQEKRIATSYKANEGKTDLEATTVGQLHYPLHERIRQPMPAGGLFSTAADVVKFCQMLLNGGQLNGKRYISEAALKQLQTKQTAEGLNAYSLGYQLNGSAFGHGGAYSTNMSIDPAKGIATVFMVQNAGWRTDEGRKILPAFQKAAADRFAKP from the coding sequence ATGAAACGCCTTGTGCCGTTCCTTTTCATTGCCCTCGTCAGCCTTCGCGCTGAGACGCCCAAACCCATCGCCTCGGTTTTGCAGCCGTATGTGGATGACAAGGTGCTGGCGGGAGCGGTGACGATGGTGGCGGACAAGGACAAGGTGGTGGATGTGACGACGGTGGGCTGGGCGGATATCGCAGCGAAGAAGCCGATGGCGAAGGATGCGATCTTCTGGATCGCGTCGATGAGCAAGCCGATCACGGCGACGGCCTTCATGATGCTGGTGGACGAGGGGAAGGTGTCTCTGGATGATCCGGTGGAAAAATACCTGCCGGAATTCAAAGGGCAGATGGTCGTGGCGGAGAAGGATGGGGAGCATGTGCTGCTGAAGAAGCCGAAGCATCCGATCACGGTGCGCAATGTGTTGAGCCATACGAGCGGGCTGGCCTTTAAGTCGGCGGTGGAAAATCCCACACTGGACATGCTGCCGCTGCGGGTGGCGGTGCTGAGCTATGCAGCGGCACCGCTGCAGTTTGAGCCAGATACGAAATACCAGTATGCGAATGCGGGCATCAACACTGCGGCACGCATCATCGAGGTGGTGTCTGGAATGAGCTACGAGGACTTCATGCAGCAGCGGCTCTTTGCGCCGCTGGGGATGGTGGACACGACCTTTTGGCCCAGCGAAGAGCAGGAAAAGCGCATCGCGACTTCCTACAAGGCGAACGAGGGCAAGACGGATCTGGAGGCCACGACGGTGGGGCAACTGCACTACCCGCTGCACGAGCGCATACGCCAGCCGATGCCAGCGGGCGGGCTTTTCAGCACGGCGGCGGATGTGGTGAAGTTTTGCCAGATGCTGCTCAATGGCGGGCAGCTGAACGGGAAGCGCTATATTTCGGAGGCGGCACTGAAGCAGCTGCAGACAAAGCAGACCGCCGAGGGGTTGAACGCTTACAGCCTGGGGTATCAGCTCAATGGCAGCGCGTTTGGTCACGGGGGTGCCTATTCCACCAACATGTCCATCGATCCGGCCAAGGGCATCGCGACTGTCTTTATGGTGCAGAATGCGGGCTGGAGAACCGACGAGGGGAGGAAGATTCTGCCCGCATTTCAAAAAGCCGCTGCGGACCGTTTTGCCAAACCCTGA
- a CDS encoding DUF1553 domain-containing protein, whose amino-acid sequence MPAESQSEPRSCHPLKSAANAALWVCGWMTASGQMLLAADYVKDIKPLLKERCISCHGTVKQKGDLRLDAGALIPKESHEALLERIVSNDEDERMPPEGKRLSVEQIELLKQWIAEGAPFPKEEVIPKKPSEHWSFQPVRRVVVPESAYQNPIDAFVFGKAEAAAKASPQALLRRVHLDLMGLPPTVEEQERFSRSGELNAVVDDLLKRPEYGERWARHWLDVVRYADSNGYERDAEKPFVWRYRDYVIEALNADKPYNRFVMEQLAGDELPERTLESVIATGFLRLGHWDDEPADPAADRYDQLDDIVSTMGQAFLGLTIGCARCHDHKFEPLATRDYYSLVAVFNPLQRPAKGRKELTVAVDGTEVYAWDEPSAKAPETHVLVRGSPTRFGDLVGPAVPAILVKEQPLFAASSDKTTQRRLGLARWMASEQNPLTARVMVNRIWQQHFGQGLVSTANDFGLMGAAPSNPELLDWLAHWFMHDAGWSLKKLHRLILTSRAWQMGRSSEALMRYRRLEVEAIRDSMLAVSGRLNPKRFGPAMKPGISQAALEANTDKDKVWKVSDEAEASRRSIYAFIKRGLVVPMFETLDLADTVSSCPQRQVTTVAPQALSLFNGEFVNEQARHFAGRLRREAGDDAARQIELAWKLALCREPTGDEMAKMRVFLQEQPLEQACRVILNLNEFVYPE is encoded by the coding sequence ATGCCAGCCGAATCTCAGTCTGAGCCGCGCTCATGCCATCCACTGAAATCTGCAGCCAATGCAGCGCTGTGGGTGTGTGGCTGGATGACTGCGTCTGGGCAGATGCTGCTGGCGGCGGATTACGTGAAGGACATCAAGCCGCTGCTCAAAGAGCGCTGCATATCGTGCCATGGGACAGTGAAGCAGAAGGGCGACTTGAGATTGGATGCGGGGGCTTTGATTCCGAAGGAGTCTCATGAAGCGCTGCTGGAACGCATTGTATCCAATGATGAGGATGAGCGCATGCCGCCGGAAGGCAAGAGGCTGAGCGTGGAGCAGATCGAGTTGCTGAAGCAATGGATTGCGGAGGGTGCGCCGTTTCCGAAAGAAGAGGTGATTCCGAAGAAGCCTTCGGAGCATTGGTCATTCCAGCCTGTGCGGCGTGTGGTGGTGCCGGAGTCGGCGTACCAAAATCCGATTGATGCGTTTGTATTTGGCAAGGCGGAGGCTGCGGCAAAGGCGAGTCCGCAGGCGCTGCTGCGTCGGGTGCATCTGGATCTGATGGGGCTGCCGCCGACGGTGGAGGAGCAGGAGAGGTTTTCTCGATCTGGAGAGCTGAACGCGGTGGTGGATGATCTGCTCAAGCGACCGGAATATGGCGAGCGCTGGGCAAGGCACTGGCTGGATGTGGTGCGCTATGCGGACAGCAATGGCTATGAGCGTGATGCAGAGAAGCCCTTTGTGTGGCGCTACCGAGACTATGTGATCGAGGCGCTCAATGCTGACAAGCCTTACAACCGCTTTGTGATGGAGCAGCTGGCGGGTGACGAACTGCCGGAGCGAACTTTGGAGTCGGTGATCGCCACTGGGTTTCTGAGACTGGGGCACTGGGATGATGAGCCGGCTGATCCCGCAGCGGACCGGTATGACCAGCTGGATGACATCGTGAGCACCATGGGGCAGGCGTTTCTAGGACTGACGATCGGCTGTGCGCGATGCCATGATCACAAGTTTGAGCCGCTGGCCACGCGTGATTACTACAGTCTGGTGGCGGTGTTTAATCCGCTGCAGCGTCCGGCGAAGGGGCGCAAGGAGCTGACGGTGGCTGTGGATGGAACAGAGGTCTATGCGTGGGACGAGCCGTCAGCGAAAGCACCGGAAACGCATGTGCTGGTGCGTGGGTCGCCCACACGGTTTGGCGATTTGGTCGGGCCTGCGGTGCCTGCCATCCTGGTCAAAGAGCAGCCATTGTTTGCGGCTTCAAGTGACAAGACCACACAGCGGCGTCTGGGGCTGGCGCGCTGGATGGCGAGTGAGCAGAACCCACTGACGGCACGAGTGATGGTGAACCGAATCTGGCAGCAGCATTTTGGCCAGGGGCTGGTGAGCACGGCGAATGACTTTGGTCTTATGGGCGCGGCTCCTTCTAATCCGGAATTGCTCGACTGGCTGGCGCACTGGTTCATGCATGATGCGGGGTGGTCGCTGAAGAAGCTGCATCGTCTCATCCTGACCAGCAGGGCGTGGCAGATGGGAAGATCATCCGAGGCGCTGATGCGGTATCGGCGGCTGGAGGTGGAGGCCATCCGGGACTCAATGCTGGCGGTGAGCGGCAGGCTGAATCCGAAGCGATTTGGACCCGCGATGAAGCCCGGCATTTCGCAGGCGGCGCTGGAGGCGAATACGGACAAGGACAAAGTCTGGAAGGTGTCGGATGAGGCCGAGGCCTCACGGCGCAGCATCTATGCCTTTATCAAGCGCGGGCTCGTGGTACCGATGTTTGAGACGCTGGATCTTGCAGACACCGTGAGCAGCTGCCCGCAGCGGCAGGTGACCACGGTGGCACCGCAGGCGCTGAGCTTGTTCAACGGTGAGTTTGTGAACGAGCAGGCGCGGCACTTTGCGGGGCGCCTCAGGCGGGAGGCGGGAGATGATGCGGCGAGGCAGATCGAGCTGGCGTGGAAGCTGGCGCTATGCCGGGAGCCCACGGGCGATGAGATGGCGAAGATGCGTGTGTTTTTGCAGGAGCAGCCGCTGGAGCAGGCGTGCCGGGTGATTTTGAATCTGAACGAGTTTGTTTATCCGGAGTGA
- a CDS encoding DUF1501 domain-containing protein yields the protein MNRSLTRREYLMRATGGFAGLALADLLAADAMAASPLAEKRPHFPAKAKHCVFLFMNGGPSQVDTFDPKPALKKYHGMPYTGDAKVGSNGRAVGHLMQSPFEFKKHGQSGLEISSLFPHVAMHADDLCVIRSMHADTAAHASGCLQMNTGSIFIGKPSLGSWLNYGLGSANQDLPGFVVMTDPRGGPIGSASNWTAGYMPAAYQGTLFRSGGPPLLDLATPEGTSERTQRRSLDLLKSLNETHLMRHPEETELMARIESYELAYRMQTEAMSVVDLENEDAATREMYGLNDKRTADFGRKCLITRKLIEKGVRFIQLYSGGGHIEDTWDGHNDCITNHTLHAGETDQPIAALIADLKRTGLWDETLLVWGGEFGRTPTSEGVGKPGRDHDWHGFSMWLAGAGVKGGQAIGATDELGFKAVEERCHVSDLHATILHLMGIDHSRLSYLHQGLAQRLTGVEDRRVIAKALA from the coding sequence ATGAACCGATCTCTCACACGACGTGAATACCTGATGCGTGCCACCGGCGGCTTTGCCGGGCTGGCGCTGGCGGATCTGCTGGCTGCGGATGCGATGGCGGCATCGCCGCTGGCGGAGAAGAGGCCGCATTTTCCGGCGAAGGCGAAGCACTGCGTGTTTCTCTTTATGAACGGCGGGCCGAGCCAGGTGGACACGTTTGATCCGAAGCCGGCGCTGAAGAAGTACCATGGCATGCCCTACACTGGGGATGCGAAGGTGGGATCGAACGGACGTGCGGTGGGGCATCTGATGCAGTCGCCGTTTGAGTTTAAGAAGCATGGGCAGAGCGGGCTGGAGATCAGCAGCCTGTTTCCTCATGTGGCGATGCATGCGGATGACCTGTGCGTGATTCGCTCCATGCATGCAGATACGGCGGCACATGCCTCGGGCTGTCTGCAAATGAACACGGGCAGCATCTTCATCGGTAAGCCGAGCCTGGGCTCGTGGCTGAACTATGGGCTGGGTTCGGCGAATCAAGATCTGCCGGGGTTTGTGGTGATGACGGACCCGCGTGGCGGACCCATCGGCAGTGCGTCGAACTGGACGGCGGGCTACATGCCTGCGGCGTATCAGGGCACGCTTTTTCGCAGCGGAGGGCCGCCGCTGCTGGATCTGGCCACGCCGGAAGGGACGAGCGAGCGGACGCAACGGCGCAGCCTGGACCTGCTGAAGTCTTTGAACGAGACGCACCTCATGCGGCACCCCGAGGAGACGGAGCTGATGGCGCGCATTGAATCCTATGAGCTGGCCTACCGCATGCAGACGGAGGCGATGAGCGTGGTGGATCTGGAGAATGAAGATGCGGCGACGCGCGAGATGTACGGACTCAATGACAAGCGCACGGCGGATTTTGGCCGCAAGTGCCTGATCACGCGCAAGCTGATCGAGAAAGGGGTGCGATTCATCCAGTTGTACTCGGGAGGCGGGCATATCGAGGACACCTGGGACGGGCATAATGACTGCATTACCAACCACACGCTGCATGCGGGAGAGACGGACCAGCCGATTGCCGCGCTGATTGCGGATCTGAAGCGAACCGGGCTGTGGGATGAGACGCTGCTGGTGTGGGGCGGGGAGTTTGGCCGCACGCCGACGAGTGAGGGCGTGGGCAAGCCGGGGCGAGATCACGACTGGCATGGCTTCTCCATGTGGCTGGCCGGTGCCGGGGTGAAGGGCGGGCAGGCCATCGGAGCGACGGATGAGCTGGGATTCAAGGCGGTGGAGGAGCGCTGCCATGTGAGTGATCTGCATGCGACGATCCTGCATCTGATGGGCATTGATCATTCGCGGCTGAGTTATCTGCATCAGGGACTGGCGCAGCGGCTGACGGGGGTGGAGGATCGCAGGGTGATCGCGAAGGCGCTGGCGTGA
- a CDS encoding AraC family transcriptional regulator translates to MASEHDPNLYFNIPGPWNVNATRPVHCDLGQVVYAGTKWNSQATYAHAPPPHYLRPTPNYLLVLTLEGTADYMDDTGVRCTLQPGTLVWSKPGINQSYGPQNGVRWSELFLWFNGSVFDAWQSAGFPGERSRVLELSPLPYWTDRLRRILQPPSDTPPQTPLSRLCHFQQWLADALQQDDTRHQTTETMQWRETAERMLARGRLGSPSLEQIAADLGMSYSAFRKRFVHMTGKSPGEFRADAIVLRACSRLLESTHTLARIADDLGFHDAFHFSRRFKQVVGMSPKDFRRQHTLR, encoded by the coding sequence ATGGCCTCAGAGCACGACCCCAACCTCTATTTCAACATTCCCGGCCCCTGGAATGTGAACGCCACACGGCCCGTGCACTGCGATCTGGGACAGGTCGTTTACGCAGGCACCAAGTGGAACAGCCAGGCCACCTACGCACACGCACCACCGCCGCACTACCTGCGTCCCACGCCCAATTACCTCCTCGTGCTCACACTCGAAGGCACCGCCGACTACATGGACGACACCGGCGTCCGCTGCACACTACAGCCCGGCACGCTCGTGTGGTCAAAGCCCGGCATCAATCAAAGCTACGGCCCGCAAAACGGCGTGCGCTGGAGCGAGCTCTTCCTCTGGTTCAATGGCAGCGTGTTCGATGCCTGGCAGTCCGCCGGATTCCCCGGAGAGCGCAGCCGCGTGCTGGAGCTCAGCCCCTTACCTTACTGGACTGACCGGCTCCGCCGCATCCTCCAGCCACCATCCGACACACCACCTCAGACACCTCTTTCCCGCCTCTGCCACTTTCAGCAGTGGCTGGCAGATGCGCTTCAGCAGGATGACACACGGCACCAGACCACGGAAACCATGCAGTGGCGTGAGACCGCCGAGCGCATGCTCGCCCGTGGCAGGCTCGGCTCTCCCTCGCTGGAGCAGATCGCCGCAGACCTCGGCATGTCCTACAGCGCCTTCCGCAAACGCTTCGTGCACATGACCGGCAAAAGCCCCGGCGAATTCCGCGCCGACGCCATCGTTCTGCGCGCTTGCTCCCGCCTTCTCGAAAGCACCCACACTCTCGCCCGCATCGCCGACGACCTCGGCTTCCACGATGCCTTCCACTTCTCCCGCCGCTTCAAACAAGTCGTCGGCATGTCCCCCAAAGACTTCCGCCGTCAGCACACACTCCGCTGA